TAATATTGTGCAGCAAACATTTGGTGCTGCCCTACATCAGAAGTAACAAACGCATCGCCTTTAGTCACTTCATATAAAGATTCAATCACCGCTTGTGGCTTAATTATGCCTCCATCGCCCGGATCATAAGGGAAGGTACCTTTAGAGCTACGCCACTCATCAATTTGTTTCCACCAGCCATTAACTGCTTCTTTATCAACTTCACGCTTACCGTCTTTTATTGCACCCAGCATTTCATTCAACACTGCCTTTACTGGGCCAACGATAGGCACATCGGCTCTAATATTCTTGGAAATACTGGCGGGGTCGATATCGATGTGAACAATTTTGGCAGTAGGGCAAAACTTAGCAACACCATTTGTTACCCGATCATCAAATCGAGCACCCACGGCTAAAATTACATCAGCATGATGCATTGCTAAGTTAGCGGCATAACTACCATGCATACCCAACATGCCTAAAAACTGGCGATCAGAACCAGGGTAACCACCTAATCCCATTAATGTATTCGTAACCGGTGCATTTAGCTTTTGAGCTAACTCCGTCAACACATCAGACGCTTGTCCTAAAATTACCCCACCACCGCTATAAATCACTGGTCGTTTAGCTTGCATTAATAGGTCAAGCGCTTTACGAATTTGTCCTGAGTGCCCTTTTAATGGTGGATTATATGAGCGAAGTTTTATTTTTTTTGGATAAGCATATTCAAACTTATCACTGGGGTTAGTGATATCTTTGGGGATATCCACAACCACTGGGCCAGGACGACCAGACTGAGCAATATGAAATGCTTTTTTAATGGTCATCGGAATATCTTCGGCACGTTTTACCAAAAAGCTGTGCTTAACAATTGGCCGAGAAATTCCCACCATATCCGTTTCCTGGAACATATCCGTGCCAATAAAATCCGATGGTACCTGCCCAGAAATCACAACCATTGGGATTGAGTCCATATAGGCAGTAGCAATGCCAGTAATGGTATTAGTCGCGCCAGGCCCAGATGTAACCAGTGCTACCCCAGGCTTACCCGATGCCCGCGCATAGCCATCTGCCATATGCGTTGCAGCTTGTTCGTGGCGCACGAGGATATGGGTCACTCGATCCTGCCGAAACAGTGCATCATAGACATGAAGTAACGCACCGCCAGGGTAACCATATATATATTCAACTCCTTCATCCGCTAACGAGCGGATAACCATTTCAGCACCCGATAATAGTTCCACTTGATGAATCCTCTAGAACATCGCTACATAACAAATTGATTTAACTGTCTAACAGTCTATATTCATTAGCTATAGAGCAACATAAACCTATCTGAATGGCAAGGTTAACAACCCACTCAAGTTAGCTGCAGGTGGTTACTAACAGAGCAAACAGAAGTTATCGGTTTATTACTTGCTATTTTTTTAAGCTAGTGGTCAATCTAGTTTGCATTAAAGATAAGAGCCACATGCTGCTCTAATGAATTGATACACCACTACCTCGCTTCGCTAAGCATTGCTCAGCCGCCTAACGAAACTGCCAGATTGTCAGGCCCACAGTATGGTGTAGTGGGCCGACCCAGCGCGAGGTAACGCGTCATTGGGATAAAACTGAAAATTTAAGGTGTAAAGTTTCAGTTTAGAGTGGATGGCGATTTACGCAGTAAACATCCAAAAAGTAAGACCGATAATTCTTTACAGTTTAACGACAGAAGTCAAGGCTCAAACTCTTCCACTACAATAGTTTCAGAGGCATTCGATCAAAAACAGCCAAACGACTGTAGTGAAGTCCTTTAGCAGCCAAACAGAGTTTTTAAATCGTAAATATTATTTCACCTGGTTTATATTTAGTGATATGTATAACAAAACTAGAGATAGGGGCATCACATCCCTACTTATCATATCAAGTTACCTATATATTCATGTGGCCACTAAACTGTGGTGTTATTGAAGATAACAAAGCGTTTGGGAACACTCATGAAAAAGCTACTGCTACTCACCAGCTTAATTTTAATCTCTACCAACTTAACTGCAGGCAAGTTTTATAAGTGGGTAGATGAGGATGGCGTTACTCACTACAGCACCACGCCACCAAAAGAAGGCCAAGGTGAAGTTGTGAATACCAGAGCCCAGAAGTCTTCCAGTAAAGAAGCTGGTGAAAAAAAGCTAAAAGGTATTAAAGATGCCGAAGCAGCGAAAAAACAAGAACAAACTGATAAAGAAGAGTTTGAGAAAGAGCTAACCAAGGCCAAGAAGGAAAAAGAAGAAAATTGTAAGCAAGCCAAGCAAAACAAGATTCAGCTTACAATTAAAAACCGAGTCAGAATGACCATGGAAGATGGTTCAGTGAAAATTCTTAGCGCAGAAGAGAAAGATGCGCAGCTGAAAAAAGCAGATGAGGCAATTAAAGAGTGGTGTAACTAACTCAACTCAGCAAACAGCCTATCACTTACCTATCCACCGCCCAGCAAACCAGTTGACTGGGCGGTTACTTACTCCATAATTACTACTGCCAAAAAATTTACAACGGCTTTTCATCTTTGCAACGCAAACTAATCACTAAAGGACCCTGATACTGCAGGGCGGTATCATGCTTTAACGTAAGAAGCTGGGGTTTCGACTGAAACTTAGGTACAGGCGCAATGAAATAGCCTTTCCCCCAATTCACCAGCTTAGCTTTGCCTCTAGCTTTTTGCTGGATAGGGACTCTTTCTTCTACCAGGTATTCCACATAAACGGAATTACATTGGCATTGACTTAAGTCCTGAGATGCCACCATTTGGGTAAGTAGCGTGACATTTTCCGTAGTATGCCGCACCCCTAAAGGTTTAATAGTTAAACATTGGGAAAGGTAGTTACGAATTCTGATTTTATCCAACTGCATCGTTGGCGCTATAGGCATAGGCTTTTGGTGTATCGCCTGACATCCAGACAACAGCACCACCAGCACTAACGAAGCTAGCTGTAATGATCTTACCGTACGCATTGTGATTATAAGAATTTTAAGAGAAATACTGGTCAATTTTAGTGATAATAATCAGTAGCTTTGTACAGTCAGCTGACTGCTGGCCACAAAATTCTTCAGCGATAGGTAGAATACTACAGTTAGAGGGTAATGGAAGACTACCTTCAATTAATGCTCGCAGACGAGGAATAAAAATCCACTGTAACCACTGGTTCAATGCGAGGGTATCAACACAAAAAGGCTCGGTACTAGTTAGAGACTCAGCAGAAGGTGGCGAAAACTCCCACATATTCAAGTGTTGAAGTTCTTGCTCTAATTCGGTTAGTAGCGAGGAGATTTGCTCATTTCTCATACAAAAGACAAGCACTCGTTAGGTTTAATTCAACTCAAGATCTATAGAAACTGCCGAAGTTTGATCTTTCAAACAAACATCAACAGCCCCTAGTTTAACGAGCTTGTCCTTTAGATGACAAGAAATGACAAAAACTAGCCGCGCCCAGTTGAGCTTTGATCAATGATTGATTGCAGCCGAGCTCTCATTCCTGGATCACGGGTCAGCGATAAACCCCGGCGTGCTAACTGCTCAGCCTGAGCATAGTTTTGCTGGTTTAATCGGATTGATGCTAACTCGTAATAAACCTCTGGATCATTGGGGGCAACCCGCAATGCTCTTTCTAAAGTAGCGGCTGCAGCCTCTAAGTCACCAGTGGCGCGTTGTTCCAGCGCTCTATCAATCAACCGACGAGCAGCAGGGTTACTACTCACCCCTGAGTCAGGGTAGTCTGGAGTAACATAAGCGTATTGATCTTCATTTTGCTGGTTAGGTTGGGTGACCACCTGAGGCTCACGATACTCTGGACGACCAGCAGAAACAGGAGCTGCATCCACCACTTCAGGTCGCATATCCCGGCCTGGATCTTGTGATGCTGGAATATAAGTATGTTGAACACAGCCTGATACAATAAACAACAAACCACTGATAGCTGCCGGCTTTAACCAAGCAGCTTTAAGCTGAAAACCAGCCTTTCCTAAATCTATATTTTGTTGAAACACTATTTTTGCCCCCAATTAGCGAAACAGGGTTCTGAACCAATCTACCACTTTGGAACCTCTTCTGCGAGGTTGGTGACGGACAATACAGGAAGATTCTTCCTGTGGCTCAGAACCTTTAATAAATGGTAAATAACGGGCACCTGCACAAGACTCATTGGCAAGCATTCCACTAATTTCATCCACCCATACATAGTGCACCTGGTCAGGTACTTTGGGCTGTAACGACTTAGGATTAACATTAAACATAAAGTCGCTCCAAACTCTTAACGCACCACTGCTACCTGTTACTGGTGTTGGCTTATTATCATCATGCCCCATCCAGACAACTGCTAAATAATCTTCGGAATAGCCAGCAAACCAGCTGTCACGCTGATCATTACTGGTGCCGGTTTTCCCTGCCACACGCACTTTATTATTTAACAGCCGATACGCTCTTCTGCCCGTACCCTCTCGCATCACTTCTTGCATGACATATTGCAGCAAGTGCACATACTCCGTAGGAACCACTTGTTGTATTGCTAATGGATAGCGCTGCAGTGGTTTACCTTCTGCATCCAAAACCGCCCGAATAGTTCTCAGTGGTACTTTAAAGCCACCACCAGCCAGGGTTTGATAGACAGTTGCCACCTCTACTGGCGACATCGCAACTGCTCCTAACAATGATGAAGGGTAGGCAGGAAAATCCTGATCAGCTCCCAGTGTTTTGAGTAACTGCAGTACTTTTTCTACCCCTATAGTTAAACCAATTTTGGCAGTAGCTAAGTTATAGGATTTTGCTAGTGCTTCGTGTAATGGCACTGTGCCATGGCTTTTATGATCAAAGTTATCAGGTTCCCATAGCTGGCCATCCTGAGTTTTGATGCTGACTTTACTGTCATCAACAAATGTAGCTAGGGTATATTGCTCTGGTTCAGTCAACGCAGATAAAAATACGATGGGTTTAATTAAAGAACCAATATGGCGCTGCGCATCTACTGCTCGGTTAAAGCCGGTGTAACCTGCCTTACGATCACCAACAACAGCTAATACATCACCACTGCCTGGTGCAGTAACCACCATTGCCCCCTGTAATGCTTTATGCTTCTGATTGGATTTTCTAACTTTTTTAAGAGTATCAGTCAGACTTTCTTGTGCTTGCTGTTGAACGATGGGATCAAGGTTGGTAAAAATTCTTAACCCTTGCGAGGTAAGGTTTTCTTCATCATAGTCACGCTTTAACTGTCTTTTAACCAAGTCCAGGTAAGCATAATAATGGTTCATTTGTACTTTACTATGCTTCACTACCCCCAACGGCTTTTGCTGTGCTTGGTTAGCTTCCTGCTCAGTAATCACACCCTGCTGTGCCATTACCTTTAATACTAAGTTGCGGCGTTTAAGGGCTTTTTCGGGTTTACGACGGGGGTTGTATTGAGATGGGCCTTTAACCATTCCAACTAACAATGCCACCTTCTCAGCGGATAGCTCATTAATAGGTTGACCGAAAAAGAACTGGCTGGCCAGTCCAAACCCATGAATGGCTCGCTTACCTTGTTGGCCTAAAAAAACCTCGTTGATATAGGTTTCGAGTATTTCGTCTTTGTCGTAATGAAAATCCAGCAAACCCGCCATAATGGCTTCATTGGCTTTTCTTTTCAAACTGCGCTCATTCGACAAATATAAATTCTTTACCAATTGTTGAGTTAAAGTTGACCCGCCTTGGACAGCTCTTCCCGTTTTAAAGTTGATATAAAAAGCTCGGGCAATTGACTTGGGAGACACTCCCCAGTGGTCATAGTAGTTTCTATCTTCAACTGCTAACAAAGCAGGAATAAAAGTTTCAGGTAATTGCTCTAACTTCGTTAACAGCCGGTCTTCATTGGATGCAGGGTAAATACCACCAATTAACTGTGGCTCTAAACGGGCTAAGGTTTCCTGACCAATCTGATCAGTAACTTTTTGAATTTGCTTATTGCGAAATAAAACTTTAATTAAAACTGGCTCTTCATAGCCATCATCAAATTGAAAACCGCGTGTTTTTAACGTAACAACATTGCCTTTTTGATGATACTGCCCTGCTCGTTCAACATAGCTAACAGACTGATAACCCAGCTGGTCAAGTTGCTGAACCAACTGTTTTACATTAATTCGTCTTGTTGAAAATAGCTCTAGTGGTTGCGCGTATACCTTGGCAGGAATAGCCCACTTTTTACCTTCAAATCTTTCAGTGACTTCTATATCTAATTTACTGGCATAGCCGACAAATAAAACACCACCAATCACTAACAGCAAAGCTGTCAGTTTAAATAGCTTTTTCCAGAAGCCACCCTTCTTGGCTTTTCCATTTCGCTGTTTGCCTTTTTTAGCTGGCTGCCTGCCAGTACGGATACGTTCAGTCATGTGCTTGTATTTTTTTCCTAAAGACCGTCAGACTGCAATCAAATACTTGCGCCTAAAAACTGCTAGCCAAGCTCTTTTACTGGCTAATTTCTCAGCACAATAAACGAGTGTTGTTAGGCTGATAATAAGGTTTGTTACTTACATGCTGCTCCTAGTTCACATAAAGCATGCTACACACCACTGCTAAAGCACTCTTGGCAGTTAGTAACGTCAGTATTTTTCTTGCGTCAGCTGTCTTACAAAAATAGTTGGCTAAAGTGTATTCGATTAAGCTGTTGATTTTCAGAACAAACGGACAAATTGAGTAGAATTTCTCATTTTTTCAACGTACGGCAATTAGCGATAAGCGGTTCAAGCTGTCTTATAAATCAGGGCAAAAATGGCTAAAAATACTGCTATAGAAGCAGAATTTTTAAGCGAGCCTGTACGTTTTTCAAGCTTGCTTATACAATTTAATCATTAGAGTCACTCGCTCGTAATAAAGCATGCCAATCTTGCGGCAACAAAAATTTAGCCGAGTTTCTGATCAATTATCATACAAGTCACAATAATCAGCTATTATTTATATCAAGGTGGCAAACTTGGTAATGACTGATATGAAGTTTTGTTGTCACCTGTTCCTAGTATTTCAGAGGGCAAGGACTCGAAGATGGCAACAGATTTAATCGAGCTGAAAAACCTTGGGAAAACATCTGTCCAATGGCTTAATGCCGTTGGCATTAGAGACCGCGAAACATTAGAACAAATTGGCGCGGTAGAGGCTTACTGCAAAATTAAAACACGTGGTTTTAAAGTATCCAAAGTGTTGTTATATGCATTAGAAGGTGCTCTGCTCAATGCACACTGGAACCAGCTTGACCCTTCACTAAAAGAAAGGTTAATACGGGAAGCTGAAGCCAAAGAGCCCAGCGCAGTCAGCCAATGAATATGGCTAATTGTTAACTTAAGGCGTCAAGCATGTATTTGGTGGGAGAGCAATTCCCCTATATCAGCGAAGTGATCTCAGAGCTGCAGCTTATTCCTGCACAGCTTGTTAATGGTTTGCCCAGTCAAGCCGCTAATATCTATTTAGATTCCGTGGCTGACCTCTATGCCCAGCATGATCCAGACCAAATATTTTTAATCTGTGAAGGTAAACTGGCCGGTTCTATCAATCAACGTGAAGTATTTTATATGCAAGAGGGTGATATCGTTGGCCTTCGGCAAGGCTTTAATCTACCCAAATGCAAATACAGCAGTAAAGACCCTATTGAATTAATCCCTTATGATCGCAAAGCATTTTTTCAACATATCCAAGCTGACCCTGCCAGACAAACATTACTGACAAAATACCTGATTGGCTATGCGGCAGTTTTAGCCGATGGACTTTCTCGACTTACCCCTTATACCAGCAAGCCAGCAACGGGCTTTTTGCAAGTAAAAGCGGGTGACACCATTATTAGTGAAGGTGAGCAAGCTGATCATGTGTTTATTTTAATGACAGGTAGAGCAGAGGTATATGTACGTGGAGTAAAAGTAGGCAATATTTATCAGGATGAGATTTTTGGCGCAATGGCCATGTTTACCCAAGAGAAACGCTCTGCCACTGTAATGGCTAAAGATGATTGTACATTAACAGCAGTTCCGAAAGAGCAATTTATCAATTTAATTCAAACTCACCCAAGAGTCTGCCTGAATCTGATGGAAAACATGGCCAGAAGAATCAACTCCCTCAACCAGAAACTCGCCTCTTCAGACAGTGGTGACCCAGCTACATCAGTTGAGATCATGGGCTAATCTATCCACTCAAAGTTTTGCTACAAAAAATTTTTGCAGATATTCCGTTGACAATGCAAATGATAACAATTATCATTTGCATTGTTGTCGTTGCACAACAGATTTAATCTGTCGATATCACCTCTGTAAGTAACAGGATGCTATAAACAGGTTATCTCCTCATCAGGCTAATCACAGACTTTTGCCACTCAATTTGAGTGGCTTTTTTTTGCCTTTAATTCAGCCAGTGGTGCATGCACAAAATAAGGTAAAAAAACTTCCTCTCCATTTACCCTCTTGCTGGTGTTGCTTTTTCTTGATGTAGGCCCACTATGCCTGCAAAAAAGCAACTTGCCAGAAAATAAATGACTTTGAAGACTGTTAACCAGCTTTACGCATGCATCACTAGCCTATGCATTCCTTTCACACTTGCTATTTGCAAATAAAAATAATTATCATTTGTGTTGACATTTAAATGCCGCTTGACTATTCTGATTAACAGTTGCCACAGGCAACTTGTTGATAACAACTGTAAGATGTTTACCTGGCAGTTAAGCAGCTTTTTTACAGGTTATCTCCTCATCAGGCTAATCACGGTTCTAAGGCTACCATTTGGTAGCCTTTTTTTTGTCCGCTTCTTTTGCTTATTCACTGAAGACTTTTTTAATCGCTTACCAATAATTTTCTTATACGACCCATATCACCTTTTTTAAGCGTCTTTCATATAAATGCATCAATTTTTAAATCAAATGCTTAATTTCACTGAAATAATTCAAAACTACTGATATGTTAAAAGTAGGTGAATAAATAAACAGCTCTTGTCTGCTTTTTTATGTAGTTTGTTTTAAGTTAGCCACTAAAAGTAGATAACTAGCTCACAGGATGCTCATGAAGTACATCAAAAAAGGATCTAGTTACCTTACTTTAGGTTTATCCGTTACACTAAACCTGGCGGCTATGACAGCTAGTTCCAATACCCCTGTGTCAGCTACAAACAAATTACAGCAGACTGAATCAACTGCTGCCCAACAAAACCAGCCTTTACAAAGTTTAAAACCAGCCAGCAATAAATCCCTTGGGCTTGCTTACTATCTTATCGGCCAATTCTACCAAGCGAACCAGCGCACAGAAACAGCGTGCACTTGGTTTAAAAATTCTGCTGAATTAACGTCAGTAATGGGCCAATATGAAGCTGCTCGCTGTGTCGCTCCAAATAATACAACTCAAGCCGTATCGCTACTTAAGCAGTCTGCTGAACAGGGTTTTGCTGCAAGCCAGGTTTTACTTGGTGAATGGTATTGGTTCGGCAACATCCTGCAACAGGATTATAAACAAGCACTCTACTGGTTTAATCAAGCTGCTGCCGAAAAGTATCCAAAAGCCATTAACAACTTAGGCATGATGCACCAACTTGGCCAAGGGACAGAAAAAAACCTTAAGCAAGCACTAAACTATTATCAAACTGCTGCTAAGTTAGGTCACGCGGCGGCAGAAAATAATATTGGCTATATGTATGCCACAGGGCTTGGGGTAAAAAAAGATAAAACAGTTGCAGCCCAATGGTATAAAAAAGCAGCTAAAAAAGGTCATCCAGCTGCCTTAAATAACTTGGCTAAGATTTATTTAACGGGTGACGGCGTACCTAAAAACCCGAAAAAAGCGATATATTGGTATGAGCAAGCTATCAAAAAAGACAACAAATATGCTCAATATCGTCTTGGTATTTTGTTAATCCAAGGCCAAAGAATCCCCAAAGATAGCAAGCGCGGTATTTATCTTATCAGCAAAGCAGCACTGCAAAATCATGTTAACGCCCAGCTGGTTCTAGGCTCTTACTACCAACAATTCGCAGATCAGCACAGCCAGTCACTTTACTGGTTTGAACAAGCAGCCAAACAAGGCAGTGAGGTTGCTATGGTAAAAGCGGCGGAATTAATGTTGGAACCAGAAAGTAAATTGTTCAACCAGGCGTTAGCTGTTGAATGGCTTAAAGAAGCTGCTTACCAGGGAGATAAAAGTGCCTATAAGCAACTGAGTGAAGTATTTCTCAGTGATCAAAGCCAGTTATTTAATATTCACGAAGGTGTATTTTGGCTTGGGCATGCTGCCAATAATGGCGACCCAATTGCCCAGTGGCAACTTGGTGAGCACTACGAGTTAGGTAATGGAATACAAAAAGACCATACCAAAGCAGCCATGTGGTATTGGGAGGCAGCAAAACAGGGAATCAAAACAGCTCAATTAAAGCTTGCTGAGATGTACCAACAAGGCAGGGGAGTCAGCTTAAACCAACAGCGGGCCAAATACTGGTATAACCATGCATCAGAACAAGCATCTATTAACTAATTTTTAGTCAAAGAAGAAAGGCTGAATTATATAACTGGTGCTTTAATTGAAACTGGGGTAAATACAGGAAATAAGGAAGGAAAAATGGTGGGTCGTGCTGGACTCGAACCAGCGACCAATTGGTTAAAAGCCAACTGCTCTACCAACTGAGCTAACGACCCTCGATGGGCGCGCTATATTACTAAATTTTTAAAAAATTACAACCCCTTTCTTCATAGCTATTTACATTCTTAGTGATGAACACAACCCTAACAAGTGGTATACCCTACAATCAAAGGTTGATTCCACTATCCGCAGTCAGGACGGTCAGTATTTGCTTTAGGCGTTAGCCACAACCAATCACCCCACTGTTCTAAATCTTGATACCATGTGATATCAGCCTGAGACTGCTGACCTTCAAACGTTTCAACAAATATCACACTCGCTATTCTGATCTCAGGTGCTAGCCACTTAGCAAACCTCGGTGAGCCTACATCTTTTCTAGCGTGATACGAGCCAGTAATAACAACCGTTACTCCACCATTAAGCTTAACAGCCTCTTCAGCTAGCTTTTTATCCCGTGTTTGCTGAATATTAACCATCGCTTCCAGTGATTTCGCATCGATTTTATTACAGTGGGCTTCTTCTATTCGTTTGGCCAAAGGCGCTCTAATAGAATCAGCATAAGGTCCTTCTGCTTTAGGCCTGGTTGAATTGTGATATAAACCCATTACCTGCTTCCTGGTAATATTACCCGCCTTAAGTGGTATGTTATTATTAATAGCCAGCCACATCATTGGCCCATAAAATTCCCACTGCCAACCTTTTACATCCTGCCACTCCAGCCACTTATATAGCTCTGTTTGTGATTTTACTTTGCCATAAGCCTGATCGATTTTTGCTTGTTGGTCAGTGTTAAGCATCTCCATCACTACACCCGTTAGCTTTCCTTTTTTTTGCAAATATTCAAGTATTGCTAACTGATTTTGGTGGTGAATGGGATTGTCATGAGCTTCGCCTAAATACAAAACATCAACTTTAGGGAGCTTTTTTAATAGCTCTTCTTCTGCAATTAACTGGGCATTTTGTTGTTGCCAAATAGGGTTTTCAGGCTGCTTTTCGACAGTTGCCGCACAACCTGAAATAACACTATAAAAGCAAAATAACCAAGACAGTTTTAGTAGTTTACTCACACACAAATCCCTCCAAGAAAGAGGCTATGACAAAAGCTAACCTAATTATCATCATACCTAAGCTATATTTAGTAGCTTACCTGGTAGTGGAGGTGTTCTCAGTGCTACAAATGCTAGCCTAGGAATAAATTCTACTAAGCTAAATCTTCGATTAAATCGATACTGAAATTCAGCAAGATAACGTTGTGCATATTTAGCGCGAATAGCATGATAAGTGCTACGTAAAGCACTTTTTAAGTTTCCAAGGATGGTGTTAACCCAATAAAATTCAGGTTCCTCTACTGATGCACGACCACCACCGCATACAATTTTATCATGAAGACAACCTGCTTCTATGACACCATTAAAACAGGCCAGTCCATCGGAGATTACGGTACTGCCCTTGGCCAAATTCTGCCTACTCCAAGCCGTTATCTCTTCTTTATTAAACCCTTTTAAAATGCTCAGTTTAATTCGTGTCGGTTGACCTTGTTTTGTTGTTTCTACGGCTGCTACAAAAGGTATTTTCCCATCTGCTCCCCTACCTCTTTTGCAACCTGTACGCTCGCCACCAAGATAGGCATCATCAATTTCAATAAAACCCGACAATTGCTTGGTGCCTTCTCTTTCTTGCATCACTTTCATGAGCTTATGTTTCATTCTCCAGGCAGCTTGATAGGAAATACCTAAATGGCGATGTAATTCTATGGCTGATATACCTTTTTTGTCTTGGGAGATCAAATACATCCCTTGGAACCAAGTCTTTAATGGTAATTTGGTTGATTCAAAGATAGTACCTGCAGTTACAGATGTTTGCTGGTGACATTTATAGCACTGCTGAAGCTTTCTAGTAGTGAGTTGACAGCATTTGTCGTATCCACAATTGGGGCACTGAAAACCTTCTGGCCATCGCAATTTGTATAAGGTATTAAAGCATTGTTCTTCTGTACCATATTGTTTGAGAAACTCGTTTAAACTCAGGCCTTTTTGAAATTGAACTTTGTTGATAGCCATTATTTATACCTTCTCAATTAAGTTTCCATACTGTTCAAATATACAGCAGTTGATGGCTTAGGTATAGTGATAATTAGGAAAGCTAATGAATATGGAGTAATAGGGTATTTTCATATCAAACACTAATCTTATAATACTTCCTCTTTACCCTAACAACACCACAGGTACATGATAAGTTGGGTGGCTAATTACCTGACTATCAATATCGAAAACTTTTTTAATTAAATCCGGTATTAATACTTCAATTGGGGAGCCCAGGACGACTTGCTTGCCTTCTTTTATCACCATTATCTTGTCAGCATAGCGGGCCGCTAAATTAAAATCATGAAGAATCACCAATACTGCCGTATTATTCTCAGCCAACTGCCTGGCTAACTGAAGCGTTAAGTGTTGATGAGAAGGGTCTAACGCTGAGGTTGGTTCATCTAGTAATAACAGCCTAGGAACTTGCTGGTTATCAGTAGTGATTTGCGCAATCACTCTGGCTAAATGAATCCGCTGTTTTTCCCCACCGGATAGTGATGTATAAATACGATCACGTAAATGCCAAGCATCAACCTGTTTCATAGCCTGCTTAATAATCTCAGCATCTTTATCCTTGCCTGTCGCCCAAGGAATTCGCCCCATAGAGACCACTTCATAACAGCTAAAAGCAAAACTCAAAGCAGAACTTTGCGGCAAAACCCCTATTTGAGTGGCTCTCAGATTATCTGAAATTTCAGATAATGGCTGCTGATTAATTAACACCTGTCCTTTAACTGGCACTCGCTCTCCAGTTAATGCAGAAAACAAGGTGCTCTTACCAGCACCATTAGGCCCCAATACAGCTAGCACTTCACCTGGACTAACACCAATGGAAATATTCTCAATAATGATTTTGCCCTGGATATTAACCGACAGATTTTGTACTTCTAGCATAGGGTTTTTCATTGGTTTACTTGCTACCCACTAATTGTCTGTCGTTTTTGGAGGAGCAAAAACATAAAAAATGGCGCACCAATTAAGGCAGTGACAATCCCTATTGGTAGTTCCGCAGGCGAGATTACGATGCGCG
This genomic interval from Spartinivicinus ruber contains the following:
- a CDS encoding Crp/Fnr family transcriptional regulator — its product is MYLVGEQFPYISEVISELQLIPAQLVNGLPSQAANIYLDSVADLYAQHDPDQIFLICEGKLAGSINQREVFYMQEGDIVGLRQGFNLPKCKYSSKDPIELIPYDRKAFFQHIQADPARQTLLTKYLIGYAAVLADGLSRLTPYTSKPATGFLQVKAGDTIISEGEQADHVFILMTGRAEVYVRGVKVGNIYQDEIFGAMAMFTQEKRSATVMAKDDCTLTAVPKEQFINLIQTHPRVCLNLMENMARRINSLNQKLASSDSGDPATSVEIMG
- a CDS encoding SEL1-like repeat protein; the encoded protein is MKYIKKGSSYLTLGLSVTLNLAAMTASSNTPVSATNKLQQTESTAAQQNQPLQSLKPASNKSLGLAYYLIGQFYQANQRTETACTWFKNSAELTSVMGQYEAARCVAPNNTTQAVSLLKQSAEQGFAASQVLLGEWYWFGNILQQDYKQALYWFNQAAAEKYPKAINNLGMMHQLGQGTEKNLKQALNYYQTAAKLGHAAAENNIGYMYATGLGVKKDKTVAAQWYKKAAKKGHPAALNNLAKIYLTGDGVPKNPKKAIYWYEQAIKKDNKYAQYRLGILLIQGQRIPKDSKRGIYLISKAALQNHVNAQLVLGSYYQQFADQHSQSLYWFEQAAKQGSEVAMVKAAELMLEPESKLFNQALAVEWLKEAAYQGDKSAYKQLSEVFLSDQSQLFNIHEGVFWLGHAANNGDPIAQWQLGEHYELGNGIQKDHTKAAMWYWEAAKQGIKTAQLKLAEMYQQGRGVSLNQQRAKYWYNHASEQASIN
- a CDS encoding ChaN family lipoprotein; translated protein: MSKLLKLSWLFCFYSVISGCAATVEKQPENPIWQQQNAQLIAEEELLKKLPKVDVLYLGEAHDNPIHHQNQLAILEYLQKKGKLTGVVMEMLNTDQQAKIDQAYGKVKSQTELYKWLEWQDVKGWQWEFYGPMMWLAINNNIPLKAGNITRKQVMGLYHNSTRPKAEGPYADSIRAPLAKRIEEAHCNKIDAKSLEAMVNIQQTRDKKLAEEAVKLNGGVTVVITGSYHARKDVGSPRFAKWLAPEIRIASVIFVETFEGQQSQADITWYQDLEQWGDWLWLTPKANTDRPDCG
- a CDS encoding IS1595 family transposase; the protein is MAINKVQFQKGLSLNEFLKQYGTEEQCFNTLYKLRWPEGFQCPNCGYDKCCQLTTRKLQQCYKCHQQTSVTAGTIFESTKLPLKTWFQGMYLISQDKKGISAIELHRHLGISYQAAWRMKHKLMKVMQEREGTKQLSGFIEIDDAYLGGERTGCKRGRGADGKIPFVAAVETTKQGQPTRIKLSILKGFNKEEITAWSRQNLAKGSTVISDGLACFNGVIEAGCLHDKIVCGGGRASVEEPEFYWVNTILGNLKSALRSTYHAIRAKYAQRYLAEFQYRFNRRFSLVEFIPRLAFVALRTPPLPGKLLNIA
- a CDS encoding heme ABC transporter ATP-binding protein, producing the protein MKNPMLEVQNLSVNIQGKIIIENISIGVSPGEVLAVLGPNGAGKSTLFSALTGERVPVKGQVLINQQPLSEISDNLRATQIGVLPQSSALSFAFSCYEVVSMGRIPWATGKDKDAEIIKQAMKQVDAWHLRDRIYTSLSGGEKQRIHLARVIAQITTDNQQVPRLLLLDEPTSALDPSHQHLTLQLARQLAENNTAVLVILHDFNLAARYADKIMVIKEGKQVVLGSPIEVLIPDLIKKVFDIDSQVISHPTYHVPVVLLG